The following DNA comes from Pirellulales bacterium.
TTGCAATCCGCAATCACCCCCCTGCGGAATTTTCGCCAAGCATTGAAGCCGTAACGGCTTACGCAAATTCCGCCAAGACCACGGCAAACGGAGCGCACCAAAATGCGCACCATTTTGAGGGTCAAAACGACGTTACCCCGGCGGTTGATCCATCCGAAGTTGGGGAACTGGCGGCACTCTGGCCCCTGCTGCCCGAGCGATTGCGAAACACCATCCTGGGCATGATCCGCAATCACCTGGAGGAAACCAAGCGATGACCGATGACGCCCTGACGAAGTTGCTGGCCGACCTGGAGGCCGAACAGCCCGCCCTTGAAGCGCAACTGGTCAAGTTGGCTGCGGATGACGAAGCCCGGCTAACGGAGTTGCTGGCCGCCCTGGACGCCGACAATGCCTGGCTGGAGGCCCTACAGGCCCAAGTTGCCGCCGATGATGCCCGGATAACGGGAATCCCCCCGGAACGCCTGGAATCGATTTAGAATGCGATCCACGGGGTTTGACCTGGCATTCGATCCGAACGGCGGGCGCAATTCCTGGTCGATCCTGGAGAATGACCATACCGGGCAGGCCCCCCCTTTGGGTCCTTCCCCGGGGGGGTGGTAGGGGCGCGGGTCAGACAATAGCGCATTTTGGGCGCTTTTGCAGGGAAAATGCGGGGGTGGTATTATTGTTATTCGGATTTTCAATTGCCAGCGATCGCGCGATCCGACTGGCTTACATTCCAAAATCATCGAACATCGGGTTTGCGGAGTAGCTACCGCACACGGTTAGCCGAATGGGAATAGTCGCTTGTTCCCATTCGGTTGACCGGCCCGACCCAAGCGACCATGACCAACGCCGGCGAAATTGTCTGGGAACAATTCTTTCAAATCGCGGATAATTTCTGTAAGGATTATGAATGGCTGGTCAACCAGTCCCGCGCTGGCAAAGAAATAGAATACTTGGAATTTGTAGACTTCTTTGCCGTGTTGAAAGAGCAACTAGAGTTAATTCATCCAAACAGGCAACGAATAGCGACACTAGCTTACCCAAAGCCGACCCTGAATCGGCTGAAACTCTTGGTAAATGGGCTGGATATAATCGTTGAGCATTGGCCCAAGGGAAAGCGGATGACGGTGGCGGATTGCCACGTCTATATCGCCGAAATTGAACCGGCAATGCAGGGATTTTGGAAGCATTTGCAAGAGTTAAAGGGGTTGCATCCCCCTCAGCAAAAAGCGGAATCGACCGCGGTCCCCGACAAGCCCAAGGGAGACGGGAACGGGGCGGGGGAGAAAATTGAAGCCGATTCTTATTTGACTCATATCGACATTGCCAAGCGTTACAAGAAAGACCCCGAAGCGACCCGCAAAACCTTAGATCGTTGGCGAATGAGAAATGACGACGGGTGGCGGGAAGTTACTGAGCGTAAACAACGCGAACCCAAATATTTGTACCAATTATCGGCTATCAAATCGCTCTTTGAGTAGTCCAGCGAATTGTCCGTCTAACCTCCGCCAAAATATTTTAATTCTGAAATTATTGCGCAATTTCCAGCTATTTCTAGCCGGACGCGCGTCCGGCTAACGTCCTTTTGCAGCACGAAAAATGTGTTGCGTGGGATTCTTTGGCATGGCCAAAACCCTCGATTCTTTGTCTGCCCGCACACTTTCAAAAATGCTTCGCGCTACGGTACGCGCAGCGGGCAACGACTCAATAAGCGCGATGCTGATTCGTCGCGCTCTGACGACGAAAAGACGGCAACGCCGAAAATAAAGGAGTCAATAAAATGACCACGACCCATGATCGACCGGCGGTGGATGATCGGCTGCTGGCTGCCCCGGCGTACACGACCCGCGACCTGGCCCGGCTGGCCAGAGTGACGCCCCGCACTCTGCATGCCTGGCGTGCGCGGCATGGGCTGCCGTATCTGACGCTGCCCGGGGGAGCGATCCGTTACCCCGTCGCGGCGGTCGATGCCTGGCTGGCCGCGCGCGGGCGCAATCTCACGCCATACGCCCGTGACCTGGCCCGCGCCACGTCCCCGACCATCCCCACGCTCGCCACACTGGCCGAGCCACGCCGCGCGGGATGACCCCGCGCAGCGCGACCGTGACCCATATCCATCCATCCGCGCGGCGGTGGCTACTACCCCGACCGCCGCGCCAAACCGAGACTCCATCCATGATCCATGATACCCCATACCTGCCTGGGTGGCATGCGGCGACTACGCCGCCGACGCCCCTGCCACCCGCGACCATGCCACCCCCGCCGCCGCCACCCCTGCCCCCCAGTGGGGAGAGACGCCGCGACGCCGCGCACCGCCTGCTGGAGGCGCGGCGCTCCGTCTACATCCTGCGCGGCCGCCGCGCCCTGCTGACGGCGCTGCTGGCGGGGGCGGAGACCGTGACCGCCGATGACGTGCGCGCGGCGGTGGAGCTACCCCACGGGATCGATCCCCGCTGTCTGGGTGCGGTCCCTACCCCGCTGGCCGATGCCGGGATCATCCGCGCGGACGGGTATGCCACCTCCCGCCGGGCAGAGGCCCACGCCCGACCCATGCGACTATGGCGGCTGGTCGATGCCGACGCCGCGCGGCGGTGGCTGGCCGCGCACCCCGACCGCCCCGACCCCGACTGTGGCGCTGCCACCGGGGGTGGCCCGTGACCAAGCCCCCCGCATATCTGCTGTACGCTTCGGATTTTTTGGGTGGAACAGCGCTGATGACCAACGACGAAGTCGGAATCTATATCCGGCTGCTGTGCCACGCCTGGAACCTTGGTCCCCTACCGGCTGACAGAGCCGCGCAATTAGTCGGCTGCCCCATTCCCCCGGCGGTCCGGGCTAAGTTTGTGGAGTGTGACGGCATGCTTACCAATGAGCGGCTGGAAAAAGTCCGCGCCAAACAGGCGGAGTACAGCGCCCTTCAAAGCCGAAAAAGCAAGCTGGCGGTCAAAGCCCGCCAACAAAATCGGAACCCGGCGGTTGACCCCGGGGATAACCCGGGGGTTGATCCGGGGAATAACCCGGGGGTTGATCCGGCGGTTGACCCCGACGCAACCATTCAGACTCAGATTCAGAATCAGACTCTGTCTCTGTATTCATATTCTGGTCAGATTCAGAAGCCGCGGCGGAAATCTGATTCTGAACTGACCTTAGAAATTCAAATTCGGAACCTGAGCGGCTACGCCTTTGAGCTAGCGCGTAAGATTCGCCCTACCGACAGCAACGGGGTGAAACTCTGGGCAAGGATCGGCGCGGCGGTAGATGCTGGCGGAATCTCGGAGCATGCTATGCAAGATTCAATTGCCGCTGCCCTGGCTGGCATGCGCCAGAATCGACCCGGCTATTTCCGGCGCTGCCTGGACAACAAATTGAGGGAGACTACCGGCCAGACACTGGCGCAGTGCCTGGCCGGGATCGACCCAAGTTCATTATTGGGAGCAACTCAACTTGCGCCGGATGCCGAGTTGCTGGCTGCCCGCCAAAAAGTAGTGAAAACGCTATTACGCGAAAACCTCACGGGATGACCCCTACCGCGAAAAATCCACGGGGATCCCATACACCCCGGAATTCGCGCTTGTGTCCCCGGTTTGCCCGTTGTAAATACAAGACGCGGGACAGCTAGCGCAACGAGCGACCGACCACGTCCCCGCCAACTCACAAGCGACCTTTTTTTCAAGGGAGTTGCACGCATGGCAAGTTTAGTACGCCTGGCCAAGGGGAAGAATCCCCCGCTGGCCGTCAAGTTCACCGACCCCCACGACAAACAGCGTGAACTGCGAATTCACCTGGGCAAAGCCGGGATCGAACTGGGGGAAAAGTTTTGCCGCTGGATTGAAATTCTGGCCGTCTACCGCGCCTTAAACCAAACCATGAGCGCCGAAGCGGCGGAGTGGCTGGCCGGATTGTCGGATAAGTTCCATGACCGCATTGCCGCCAAAGGGCTGTGTGAATACCGGCGAACTCCCCAGCACAAATTGGCCCCGACGCTGGCCGAGTGGCTGGAGCGGCATATCGAGCAACGCCAAGCGGAACTGAAGCCGCGAAGCCTAGACCGGTTGCAAGATTCGATAACGCGCTTGACCGCCTACTTTGGCAAGGAAATTCGGATCGACGCTCTCAATGCCGACGCCGCAAAAAGTTGGCGGGCTTGGTTGCTCCAGCAAAAAGTAGGGCGGAGCAAGCACAACGCCGCGACGTTGTCAGAGGCGACCGTGCGGACGCATTGCCGCAACGCCAAGAGCATCTTTGCCGACGCGGTGGAACGAGACCTGATTGCCAAAAACCCCTTTGCCATCCTGAAAAGCGCTTCGGTGGCGGCGGAGCGTACCACGTATGTGACACCCCTGCAGGCTGACGCGATCCTCCAGCAATGCCCCACGACCCAATGGAAACTTGTCTTTGCGCTGGCGCGGTGGGCGGGACTACGTTGCCCCAGTGAAACTCATAGCATCACCTGGCAGAACGTGAATTGGGAAAAATCCCTGCTGACGGTGGCCGCCCCCAAGACCGGCAAAACGCGGATCGTGCCCATTCGGCCAGAATTGCTAGCGTTGTTGCAAATTGCGTTTGACGCAGCGCCAGAGGGGGCTACCGCGATTGTGACCTTGCCCCACTGGGGGATTCACCGGAACCTGGAGAAATTTATTTTGGCGGCTGGGATTGCCCCTTGGGATGACCTACTGCAAACTCTGCGCCGAAGTTGTGAAACCGAGTGGGCGGAGACCTGCCCCCAACATGCGGTCAGTGCCTGGATCGGGCATAGTGTCGCGGTCAGTATGAGGCACTACACGATGACCACAACGGAGACCCTTGACCGGGTCCGGCAACCGGGTCCCGACGCCGCAAAAAAAAGCGCACCAAAATGCGCACCATTAAGCCCCGGAAACGACCGGAAACCGCCGGAATCAGAAATTATTTACTTAACAACCGCGACCCCCCCGAAACTCACAAATAGTGCGGAAAATGCGGGGTTTTTAAGCATAGGGTCCGGTGGGAGTCGAACCCACGATAGCGGATTTGCAATCCGCGGCCTTAGCCACTTGGCGACGGACCCATTGAA
Coding sequences within:
- a CDS encoding helix-turn-helix domain-containing protein; translation: MTTTHDRPAVDDRLLAAPAYTTRDLARLARVTPRTLHAWRARHGLPYLTLPGGAIRYPVAAVDAWLAARGRNLTPYARDLARATSPTIPTLATLAEPRRAG
- a CDS encoding DUF1376 domain-containing protein gives rise to the protein MTKPPAYLLYASDFLGGTALMTNDEVGIYIRLLCHAWNLGPLPADRAAQLVGCPIPPAVRAKFVECDGMLTNERLEKVRAKQAEYSALQSRKSKLAVKARQQNRNPAVDPGDNPGVDPGNNPGVDPAVDPDATIQTQIQNQTLSLYSYSGQIQKPRRKSDSELTLEIQIRNLSGYAFELARKIRPTDSNGVKLWARIGAAVDAGGISEHAMQDSIAAALAGMRQNRPGYFRRCLDNKLRETTGQTLAQCLAGIDPSSLLGATQLAPDAELLAARQKVVKTLLRENLTG